Within Mytilus edulis chromosome 10, xbMytEdul2.2, whole genome shotgun sequence, the genomic segment catgaaatttggataagtcgttctcaagttacggtgcgacatgtttacgccggacagacagacggacggacagacggatggacggacagacagcagacagacagacggacggacggacggacggacaccggacatttgtataccataatacgtcccgtcaaaattttgacgggcgtataaaaacagtGCATTGTAAGGTAAAAGTACACAAACTTTCGTTGAGGTAGCTGGAACAATTCCATTGTGTCAGAGtggacaagaaaacatttttttccccaGTAGACCACTTAAGCTGAATCAAGCAGAGAAAAGTCATAGTCAGTCAAATTGTTTTTTAACCCATTAACCCCCAATGACGCCTATATGCGTCATGGCgacaaccattctttgatggcccgtatgaccctccataccTTTGTTGAACTGCCCCACCTGAACTGTCATAatagcagggacttcaaccaagcagtTCATGGTCCATAAACTCTTCTCAGACGTCTGTTTATGAAAATATGGCACGttgaaagccgtttaagagttcaaaatcggaaaaacatgaaaagtagccaaaatcaggtgggggtgggcatcttttgatggccacttCTTAACTGGTAGTCATTGTAGGTATAAACTATTATCGTAaatgcatgcataggtggtataggaacacaaagaggtataatatggccaataggaatctagtctgtaaaatctaggtcaccgttttgtcaaaaatccgtaaaaacggacatttaggcagacctgacttgacGATAATAATTCGCCAGCAAGACACTTAAGTCCCATATACTCCCAGTTAGCATGCATGGACTgctgtaactatagggtaatacttgaatgacaaagaaacacagtCTGGTTaatgttcacctctcaaggtcgttttaaAATCGGAAAATAGACGGGAAATGACCATTTTTCAgtgggggtgggttcaaacccacgagaAAATCTTCCACCTGCCACCCCACCCCCCATCCCCACCCATGCCATCCGCCCCCAAATTGCAATACATAGTTTAATAGATGAGCAGTAGTTACAGCATCAAGAGTCTGctaatttgcatataatttgcatacaATTTGCATATGATTGCAAATTTTCGGAAATGCCTGATTTTCCAGAAATCTCTTAGGGGCGAATGAGTTAAGgcagttttaaataaatatttgacaacATTGTGATTTTGACAGATGTGGAATGTTATTTGGTGGCAATAGGTTAACAAATCTATTTCATACTGATCAACCGTCTATTTCAAATAtgtaatttaaaatgtaaaatagtaataaaattactaaattctttttcttaaaattcagttgaaataatattgaaactaaaaactttacaattataaaagaattttaatcttttatttttcaatatagaAATGATAGACATTCCAATTTAAAGCCCTTTTTGTTCCCTCAATAACTTTAAATTCTTCCCCTAATTTGTTAACTCTGACTCATAAAATTATCATAAACTTTCCTCTGTAATTATATAGGATGTTGATTCTCTAATTTACATTATATCTTTGCATGTCTCTCGAGAGGCATGTCTATAACAGTCCTATGCATGTCATAAGTATTATATCTTTCTTCATTTGTTCAAAGCCTTGAGAAGTCAATTAAAGAGTCATTAAATAGATCAATAAGAAACATGTGGCATTAAGTATGTATACAACATATCAAACTGTAACATGACACAGATGACAAAGCATGTCATTTAAATTGATCCTCCAAGCCATCTGTTTGTAACAACCAATCAAGTTAATAGGTCAGAGGTTAAAACCAATAAATCATGTGTGTGTACACAGTTTCACAGATAATACATTAAATGTCTGACTAGTCAGAtgtgtttttaatattttcttattgTACAAGAAACAAAATGTATGCAAGGAAAAGTGGTCGTGATTGTAATGAAGGGTTGTTTTTAACCAGAGCACAGACAGACAGACTTATAGAGCTGTATAAAGGTGATATAGGACTATGGGATATGTCTTCTCCTGTCTATCATAACAAAGACAGAAGAAGGAAAGCATTACTATCTATTCTTGATACACTGAGAGAGGAATATCCAGGCTTTGATGCTACAGGTAAATGATCTGCTAGGATATATAAAccatattctatatataacttcTGACATGTAAATTATTAACTAATCTATATATAACTTCTGAAATGTACTCATTGTTGGACATGACTGTAACATATGTAAAAGGCTATACTGTAAATCTTACCTGGGTtctaatcaatttttattttaatacattgaAGAACTTATAATCTATTTAAAGGTACAAAGTTAATTTCACATGAGGCTTAGTTTTTCAAACATAAATAATATGCAATGAGTAATTGTATTCTTTCAGAAAATTCTTTAATATATGTAACAAATAATTAAGATTGGCAATCCAGTTATTACACCTGAGAAGTCTTTTTACACTAATAcattcatagatataggaagatgtggtatgagtgccaatgagaaaactcttttATCTAagtcacagtttataaaagtaaaccattatatgctCATTATGGATCAAAGAACCGGCATTGttttaatgcatataaaaaaaaactgtaaagaATTAGTTATACCTTCTATGTTAATttcaatatagaataatataagaaCTCATTGCTATTGCAAAAATACCATCCTCAAATTGTCATATATTTATGTCTGGTTTTTTTCATCATTCTTTAACAGTTGACCAGCTACAATACAAGTTATCTAACTTGAGAGGATATTATTCAAGGGAGTTAAGTAAGATAAGAAAGTCCCAGAGAATGGGGACAGATGATGTCTACATCAGTTCCTGGAGATTATTTGAACCTCTGGATAGCTTCCTAAGACAACATATAATACCCAGGAAAGCCCCAACATGTCATCTAGTAGACCTGGTAAATAGTCCAGAGCAGTCCTGTCATGTCAAAACTTAAGCAAACAGAAAAATCATGTTTCATTTACCACAGTTTCTTCAATGTATAGTATATATCAGATTTTCACATATAGGTGGTTGCAAAATGTGTAAAACAGATGAAAACATGTACATAATTACAAGTGTTTTGGGAATGAACTTTTGTACAAATGCTGTAAATAAGAttcacaaatgaaaaaaaaaaaatatgttcttgGCAAAAATACAAATGTCTGTGTCCTGTCTTTCAATCTACTTTATGTTTAATCACTAACCCCAggacattttattaattttgcatcaaagttttgttttgcaACATACAGTAGACTTCTAAATGGCAAAAGTTCAAGATGATGCACAAGTTATTGGATGTGTTTGGAAAATCCAGTCAGGAAATTTTGACAAaacttgttatttttgttttgatttttgttgccCTTAATTTATGCcatagttttcaatttaaaaataattccataCAAAATGATTATCAAATTTAAACCCCAATGTCTTTTAATCAACAGGAAACCAGTTGTAAGACAGAACCAGAAGATTATGATACTGATGAAGAATTGTATCTAGTGTCTGATGAAACTGAAGAACAATCCTCCAATTCCAGCCTTCCTAACCATGCTTATCACATACAGCAAGCCCAGGAGCATCATCACATGTCGATGCATTCTGAGGATCAATCAAATGACACTGCAATATATCATGGTACTAATACAATGTCAATGGTACCAGTCATATCAGGGACCAGATCTTTGATACCAGAAATTGAACATAGACCAGAGAGTAGTACCCGAATGAAAAGACCAAGACATTCTGGTCCAGAAACAGTTATATCAGAAACTGATTCCCTGGAATATGATACCAGAATAAAAGCAAAGGGTACCAGATTACTGACATCACAGTCAAGTGACAGAGATTCCATGAActtaaatactgaaaataaaCCAGAAGAACAGAAGTTAGCTTGTACAGATGAAGATGACGATGGTCTATTTGCACGATACATTGCTatggaaatgaggaaaataaAAGACCCACGTACAAAAGCATatgtcaaatttaaaattcattcaATCATATATGAATCTCAATTCGGTGCTATCCCATCCAACATCAATATGtaatacagaaagaaaaaaaataatactgaaaacaGATTGCCAATAGTTTCCAGTTTCTGTGAAGTGTATACTTGAAAGTAACTCGAAGAAAGTTGTATGAAGTTCTGTTATTTTTAGATTAACTGTGGACTTAATTCTGATATATCAGATGAAATAATTTGTAACATCTAAAATTAAACatgagatttttttcatttactaCAAATAATACTAGACCTACACTTGTATTATATAAATAGATGATAGGAGTTAATTATACCATACCTTTgattatattattgttatataatcTAATAATAACTGCATGTTATATCAACAGACTTACAGTGCCTTTacttaaatgttatttttcatatatacagAACAGGAGAGAATGTTCTAAGAAGATGGCACTTTGAGTGTCAGTTGAAAAGACCCCAAATAAAAAGGACAGCTGTCATTTGAAAACCATTCAATATAACTATGTATACTGAGATCAACAGAACTAAAACTACATTTTTGGCTCTTTAATCTTCATGTCGTATTTAGAGTAACAGCTGTCTTGTTGAATAATTATTGATTGACACCACTTTCaacacttttgggctatttcatggGGGTCAATTtctattggtggaggaagccttCAGGAGTGCCCAGAGAGAACCACAACCCTTGgtaaaaaactgacaatcctagtctaTTAAGATTGCTCTGTTcaggattcaaactcacaacctcagtgttgataggctagtgatacagtagttcaactacttagaccacttggccactgaGGCCCCTTGTTAATTAATCAACATCATTGGATATATCATATATGAATCAATATACCTTAATAATGTATTCTGGCCTACTTTGGTTGAAAGTCTGGAAAGTTCAGCAAAGATAATTGACAAAGTTTACAACATCAGATGGATGCTAAATTTAAGGACAGAGGGCGTAATGAGAATAATTCTAATTGACTCCTTGGACCAGGGGaactaaaatttgatattatatgCTGTACTTGtcttacatataaaaaatatatcattttgtgaaaagtaaaatatcaacaatacagAACACCTGGGAAAATTCTAAATTATtcaaaagcaaaatcaaaagctcaaatatatcaaacaaatggataataactgtcatattcctgacttgttacagacattttcttacttagaaaattgtgaataaaacctggttttatagctagctaaacctctcagtCACGTTTTGCATGTCTAAATGCCACATTCCTAATGTGCTTGTCCAAAGAAAGGAATCTGTAATTCTGTGATTATCATTGGTTGCTGTCTCTTGTAACTGGTTTTTGTTCATCCTTTTGTCATAATCTGATTGTTGGTTTAATCGTTTGAAACGTTTGAAATTTGTAATGTTGGGTCCCTATATTGCTGACTATATGGTATAtgtttttctaattgttgaaggctgtatggtgacctataactCTGAAGTCCTAGTAATATTGATGCTGTTAGATAAGTCTCATTGGCAAATCTCACATTTTTATAACCTTCGGAGCAGGTAAGCTAAAAAAAAGTAACtgaaatatcagtgaaaatatatATGTACCATAAAAATACCTATGCTTtctcataacatttttttttaaattaacaggaTGCATGGTTGTATGTGTACTCACCTGTTATCTTGTTATGTACTTTAGAGACAAGTTACTTCCCAATCAATATCTACATTACATCAAGCTTCCGAAGTTCAGATGTGATTGACACAAACAGAAAACTGAAAACAATAAAGAGATTTTTTTAGAATAAAGAGCTTGTTTATTACTAAGTTGTTGCCTCTTAATTTAGATGCTCTTATATAAATAACATGGAAATGACTTTTGAATGGATGCTTTGAGGTTTGGTAACATTTTTACTTTAATGAGAAACAAGTTCAGTTTTAATACAGTAGTTGATGATGCCAAACTGTTTTCACATAAAACATTGACACATAATAATGGTAGTCTTTGTTCTGCTTGCCTTTATACCTATTAATGTGTCTGATTGTATACTGATTTCTAAGACTGCAGGTCATCAATGAAGAACAAACTTCTACTTGCCTTTATACCTATTAATGTGTCTGATTGTCTACTGATTTCTAAGACTGCAGGTCATCAATGAAGAACAAACTTCTACTTGTCTTTATACCTTTAAATGTGTCTGGTTGCCTTCTGTCTGTGATTTTCTAAAACTACAGGACTCATTAATGCAAGAACAAACTTTTCCTTGTTTCTACATTTATAACTACAGTTGAACCTGTATATAAAGGACACctagaaaaataaaagaagaatgtgtctgAGGACAGGAATGTCCTGCTCAAACTTTGCAACTTTCTAAGTTGAAAAGGTGTAAAACTCTATAACAGTAAATGACTCACTACCAAATGAAAACTCTGTCTGAGTGCTGTGGTTCTTAGAATTGTGTTTAAGAGCCACATAGAATTTGGATGAGACAGACTTAAGTTAGAATGgagaaattaaaaatttgcaattTATAAAGAGCATAACTTTAGAATGACTCACTGCTCAATAAAAGCAAGTTTTTGTTctaagcattgtgtatgagtttcataaaattcaGGTGAGGAAAACTAGAGTtagtataaagaaaaaaatttgtAATACATTATTCCAAGTTTTAAAGGGGCTAATTCTAGAACCATTCACTGCCCAAATTCACTCTCTGCCTGTAAGTATTGGATCCTAGGATTGTGCATGactttcataacatttggatCAATTCAACTTAAATTAGAGTGTGGTAAGTAAAATGGGACAGATGTTCAAGGGTAACACTAAATGCCTCTATTGCTTACAGGGGCATAATTACATTCTAGGAAAATAACCTGTAAATTTAGGTTTAAAATGCATAGTATTACTAGTTTACTACAGCAGTAAGAACAGATCTTGACCTGACAATATAGGTTTCTCTTTCATAGAGATGACCATTATAGCAGGTTTGACTGTTTTTCTCCATATTTCAGGAAATATTGCAAATGTATgaactttataaaaataaggagatgtggtaatgATTGCCAATTATTCAACTACctaccaaaattcaaatgaagtggatataagcaATCATAGGCAAccatatagccttcaacaatgaaaacaagaggctctcaagagcctgaatcgctcaccttaatttttttggttaaatctctcatcaatgattattttggcttttcaatttatttaaatgttctttgaatcgtcctattttcttcaaaagcaaaaaaaaatcattttctcctatgttctattttagccataggagctatatttctgacatacaaggaaatgaaatataaaatttatactagatactctgaaactcatttagcctaagtttggctgaaattgatacagcagtttcaaaggagaagattttttaaagtaagtcaacatgatgaacaaattgtgaaaaaagtctttaaagggcaaatGACTcctcaattgacaattttggtcaaactgacttatttgtagatcttactttgcttaacatttttgctattaacagtttatctgtatctataataatattcaagataataaccaaaaactgcaaaatttctttaaaatcatcaattcagggggattatacctgaaaaaccagttacccaattcggctgaaaatttcaggacaggtagaccttgacctaataaatactttaacttcttgtcttatttgctctaaatgctggagtttttgagatataagccaaaaactgcattttaccctgtgttctatttttagccatgacggccatgttttttgatgaaataaaaaatacaaactttattttatacaccctactgatcattcagttgaagtttggttgaatttggtttagtagttttagaggagaagattttttaaagttagcaaatatgatgaacaaattgtgaaaaattgtcattaaaggacaataaccccttaaggggtcaattgacaattttggtcatattaacttatttgtagatcttactttgctgatcatttttgctgtttacagtttatctttatctataataatattcaatataatgactaaaaactgcaaaatttccttaaaattaccaattaagtggcagcaacccaacaatggtttgtttgattcatctgaaaatttcagggctgatagatcttgacctaatgaacatttttaccccatgtcagatttgctctaaatgctttcgtttttgagatataagccaaaaactgcatttgacccctatgttctattttaagtaacggcggccatgttttttgacggatcaaaaatcgaagcacacactttgtgcaggataatctaaggaacaatcatgctaagtttcattcaaatccatttagtagtttcagaggagaagatgtttgaaaaattgttaacgacgacgacgacgacgacggacgccaagtgatgagaaaagctcacatggccttttactaaaatttaggccaggtgagctaaaaaccaaTACAGTATAATTAGCTATAAAATGCCCtcaggcctaaaataaaatattgtttgtttccccattACCAACTGACCCTGCAAAAATggtgctactcataaaattttattgtcataactattagtcaaatattattttattcatttttgattTCCAGGATTGCAGGATCGTC encodes:
- the LOC139490583 gene encoding uncharacterized protein, coding for MYARKSGRDCNEGLFLTRAQTDRLIELYKGDIGLWDMSSPVYHNKDRRRKALLSILDTLREEYPGFDATVDQLQYKLSNLRGYYSRELSKIRKSQRMGTDDVYISSWRLFEPLDSFLRQHIIPRKAPTCHLVDLETSCKTEPEDYDTDEELYLVSDETEEQSSNSSLPNHAYHIQQAQEHHHMSMHSEDQSNDTAIYHGTNTMSMVPVISGTRSLIPEIEHRPESSTRMKRPRHSGPETVISETDSLEYDTRIKAKGTRLLTSQSSDRDSMNLNTENKPEEQKLACTDEDDDGLFARYIAMEMRKIKDPRTKAYVKFKIHSIIYESQFGAIPSNINM